In Methylacidiphilum infernorum V4, a single window of DNA contains:
- the treY gene encoding malto-oligosyltrehalose synthase, with amino-acid sequence MRIPLSTYRIQLNSEFNFQKLQAIIEYIALLGITDIYASPITKAKPGSTHGYDVVDHTVINPDLGGFTAFESLISAVKEKAMGWIQDFVPNHMAYSKENNLLIDIFEHGPHSRYYEFFDIEWNHPYESLKGRVLAPFLGPHYGEALLKGEINLVFESGSFYVRYYDIQFPLKIESYATILTSVLDAIRKRVETKDPDYLKLLGVVYTIKNIGSSESTEERLEQVSFIKYVLNELYTKNSLIRVCMDRTIELYNSKDKTEPEHFLLMDKLLSEQYFRFSHWRVASEEINYRRFFTINDLISLRMEKEEVFEEAHSLICRLIEGGEITGLRIDHIDGLLDPEKYLSRLRRRVPGTYTVVEKILRPLKETLPIGWQAEGTTGYDFLALLTQLFCNQENGPVLDRIYCQFTGIDQDYEALLREKKRFVIGRRLAGDLDRIALILHSLCSRLWFGPDVTIYGIRRALVEVLSCFPVYRTYISNGQMSKQDKMFLEEAVGIAKQTLPELSVELDFILKFFLREIEHSFSESEERDRENFIKRFQQLSCPLMAKGLEDCLFYVYNRLLSLNEVGNDPSIFGVSSETFHTFLNERATWWPFTFNATATHDTKRGEDARARINVLSEIPLEWERVLYQWRTINKQEKSRLGNILVPDANAEYFIYQCLIGHLPFDLSQIDQFLSRFKEYFIKASREATSFSGWQNPNTVYEEKCCRFIESLLNLNNTPFWDSFLPFQKKVAHFGIINSLSQLILKIASPGIPDFYQGCELWDFSFVDPDNRRPVDFDLRKKVLERFLTVKDEPLFVQELLQNSADGRIKFWITYKGLQARKKFPEVFWSKSYIPLIFQGIRSRNGFAFIRRFENRWIMAIVPKFSTELCKEGEFPLGTEPWQDTFILLPQDAPLYWVSLIGEEGQRKWERKVSVAEALSRLPVGLWYGEGKKI; translated from the coding sequence ATGAGAATTCCCCTTTCTACCTATAGAATTCAATTGAACAGTGAATTTAACTTTCAAAAACTGCAGGCTATTATCGAGTATATCGCTCTTTTAGGAATCACCGATATTTATGCCTCTCCCATTACCAAGGCCAAGCCTGGCAGTACCCATGGTTATGATGTCGTTGACCATACCGTGATTAATCCCGATTTAGGGGGTTTCACAGCATTTGAAAGTCTTATCTCTGCGGTAAAAGAGAAGGCTATGGGGTGGATTCAAGACTTCGTCCCTAACCACATGGCCTACAGCAAGGAAAACAACCTGCTCATAGATATATTCGAACATGGCCCCCATTCTCGTTATTACGAATTTTTTGATATTGAATGGAATCATCCTTATGAATCTTTAAAAGGGAGAGTCCTGGCTCCCTTTCTTGGCCCTCATTATGGAGAAGCTTTGCTCAAGGGTGAAATAAACCTGGTATTTGAATCGGGTTCTTTTTACGTCCGCTACTATGATATTCAATTTCCGCTCAAAATAGAAAGTTATGCCACCATTCTTACTTCTGTCCTTGATGCGATCCGCAAGAGGGTAGAAACTAAAGATCCTGATTATCTCAAGCTTCTGGGTGTCGTCTATACCATTAAAAATATCGGCTCCTCTGAATCGACGGAAGAACGCTTAGAACAGGTTTCTTTCATTAAGTACGTGTTGAACGAACTCTATACCAAGAATTCCCTTATTAGGGTTTGCATGGATCGGACGATCGAGCTTTACAATTCTAAAGATAAAACAGAGCCCGAGCACTTTCTTCTCATGGACAAGCTGTTGAGCGAACAATACTTTCGCTTTTCTCACTGGAGGGTGGCTTCCGAAGAAATAAATTATAGAAGGTTTTTTACTATCAACGATCTTATTTCTCTGCGCATGGAGAAGGAGGAGGTTTTTGAAGAAGCGCACAGTCTTATATGCCGATTAATTGAAGGCGGTGAAATCACCGGATTGCGCATCGATCACATTGATGGATTGCTCGATCCTGAAAAATATTTAAGCAGGCTGCGCCGTAGAGTTCCTGGAACCTACACGGTTGTTGAAAAGATCCTTCGTCCCTTAAAAGAAACTCTTCCTATTGGATGGCAAGCAGAAGGAACAACCGGATATGATTTTTTAGCTCTCCTGACCCAACTTTTTTGTAACCAGGAAAACGGCCCTGTTTTAGATAGGATATATTGTCAATTTACGGGAATTGACCAGGATTACGAGGCCCTCCTGCGAGAAAAGAAAAGATTTGTTATCGGCAGAAGACTTGCCGGTGATCTTGATCGTATAGCGCTTATACTCCATTCCCTTTGCTCTCGACTCTGGTTTGGTCCCGATGTAACCATTTATGGAATCCGTAGAGCCCTTGTAGAAGTTCTTTCCTGTTTCCCGGTGTATCGGACGTATATTTCGAACGGACAGATGAGCAAACAGGACAAGATGTTTTTAGAGGAAGCGGTCGGCATTGCCAAACAAACATTACCTGAACTCTCTGTAGAATTGGATTTTATCCTTAAGTTTTTTTTGCGGGAGATCGAGCATTCTTTTTCTGAAAGCGAAGAGAGGGATAGGGAAAATTTCATTAAGCGTTTTCAACAACTCAGCTGTCCTCTCATGGCTAAAGGGCTTGAAGATTGCCTTTTTTACGTTTACAATAGACTGCTTTCCCTTAACGAGGTAGGAAACGATCCCTCGATATTTGGCGTATCCTCCGAAACCTTTCATACTTTTTTGAATGAAAGGGCGACTTGGTGGCCGTTTACCTTTAATGCGACCGCTACCCATGATACAAAAAGGGGAGAGGATGCCCGGGCCAGGATAAACGTTCTTTCAGAAATTCCCCTGGAATGGGAAAGGGTCTTGTATCAATGGAGAACAATTAATAAGCAAGAAAAGTCCAGGCTGGGCAACATCCTTGTTCCCGATGCCAATGCCGAATACTTCATCTACCAATGTTTGATCGGGCATTTGCCTTTTGATTTGAGTCAAATCGATCAATTTTTGTCCCGATTTAAGGAGTATTTTATCAAAGCGAGCAGGGAAGCCACGAGCTTTTCTGGATGGCAAAATCCGAATACGGTCTATGAGGAAAAGTGTTGTCGGTTTATTGAATCTTTATTGAACCTTAATAATACTCCGTTTTGGGATTCCTTTCTTCCTTTCCAGAAGAAAGTTGCTCATTTTGGAATAATAAACTCCCTTTCCCAGCTTATTCTAAAGATTGCCTCTCCGGGAATTCCCGATTTTTATCAAGGATGTGAACTCTGGGACTTTTCTTTTGTTGATCCTGACAATCGCCGGCCTGTAGATTTCGATCTCAGGAAGAAAGTCCTTGAACGCTTTTTAACCGTTAAAGATGAGCCTTTATTTGTTCAAGAATTGCTTCAAAATAGTGCTGATGGCCGAATTAAATTCTGGATTACTTACAAGGGTTTGCAGGCGAGGAAAAAATTTCCTGAGGTTTTCTGGTCCAAGTCTTATATTCCTTTAATTTTTCAAGGCATAAGATCGAGAAATGGATTTGCTTTTATCAGGCGGTTTGAAAACCGCTGGATCATGGCTATTGTGCCGAAATTTAGTACAGAACTTTGTAAAGAAGGAGAGTTTCCCTTGGGAACCGAGCCTTGGCAAGACACTTTTATCCTTTTACCCCAAGATGCTCCCCTGTATTGGGTTTCTTTGATTGGCGAGGAAGGGCAAAGAAAATGGGAAAGAAAGGTGAGCGTAGCAGAAGCCTTAAGCAGGTTGCCCGTAGGCTTATGGTACGGGGAAGGAAAAAAAATTTAA